The following proteins come from a genomic window of Natronosalvus vescus:
- the grpE gene encoding nucleotide exchange factor GrpE, producing MKRRSQSGENVRKALEIDLEDAYSGTTKQVRLERPATCSQCDGLGYPSTATSRRCPDCRGRGRNTRRSRGRFGLNATTCRRCDGAGVVVDRCPTCRGAGTTLEEATLAVEVPPGVESGHVLRVEGEGTPANGGDSPGDLLLEVTVTAHDRFERDGDDLLCDLSVSGARAVEGGSIEVPTLDGGVRFDLPADTDGEDRFRFEGKGMPRLDADGYGDLYVAIGVERADEGGAGESVGGGSVAESTPVEATGAGFGAEVSSSSPAQSTSAELDTSPSTSTSGSDTRSAATTAAPEARIEELTTHVEELTAEFEADIEKLEDALDDREQTIEVYEDRLEASDQRIADLESALEQSRADARAYKRRTEARQQDRDRRTAGSVLSSFLDVRDDLVRALEQDVGDGLREGVELTLQRFDRALESADVTRLDPEPGSSVDPHRHEAIERVESEWAAGTIVDVFAPGFELEDYVIRPARVRVSSGED from the coding sequence ATGAAACGACGATCACAATCCGGGGAGAACGTCCGAAAGGCCCTCGAGATCGATCTCGAGGACGCCTACTCGGGAACGACGAAGCAGGTACGCCTCGAGCGGCCAGCAACGTGTTCACAGTGTGACGGACTGGGCTATCCATCGACGGCGACGAGTCGACGCTGTCCGGATTGTCGTGGTCGGGGACGCAACACACGCCGATCGAGGGGCCGATTCGGGCTGAATGCGACGACGTGCAGACGATGTGACGGTGCCGGCGTGGTCGTTGATCGATGCCCCACCTGCCGGGGAGCGGGTACCACCCTCGAGGAGGCGACGCTCGCCGTCGAGGTTCCCCCGGGGGTCGAGTCCGGACACGTACTCCGGGTAGAAGGTGAGGGGACACCCGCCAACGGCGGGGATTCCCCCGGTGATCTCCTCCTCGAGGTCACCGTGACGGCGCACGATCGGTTCGAGCGCGACGGTGACGACCTTCTCTGCGACCTGTCGGTATCAGGAGCGCGAGCAGTCGAGGGCGGTTCAATCGAGGTACCGACACTCGACGGCGGCGTCCGATTTGATCTCCCGGCCGACACGGACGGCGAGGATCGCTTCCGGTTCGAAGGGAAGGGGATGCCGCGACTCGATGCTGACGGGTACGGCGATCTGTACGTGGCGATCGGCGTCGAGCGCGCTGACGAGGGGGGTGCCGGAGAGAGCGTTGGCGGCGGGAGCGTTGCTGAGAGTACTCCCGTAGAGGCTACGGGAGCCGGTTTCGGCGCTGAAGTCTCATCATCGTCACCGGCCCAGTCGACTTCCGCCGAACTGGACACGTCGCCGTCGACGTCGACCTCGGGGTCAGATACCCGATCCGCGGCGACGACCGCTGCCCCCGAGGCACGCATCGAAGAACTCACGACACACGTCGAGGAGCTCACAGCCGAGTTCGAGGCAGACATCGAGAAACTCGAAGATGCCCTCGACGACCGCGAGCAAACGATCGAGGTGTACGAGGATCGACTCGAGGCCTCCGATCAGCGTATCGCCGACCTCGAGTCGGCTCTCGAGCAGTCCCGGGCGGACGCGCGGGCGTACAAGCGCCGTACGGAAGCCCGACAGCAGGATCGCGATCGGCGCACGGCGGGGTCGGTGCTCTCGTCGTTTCTCGACGTTCGCGACGACCTGGTTCGCGCCCTCGAGCAGGACGTCGGAGACGGGCTTCGGGAGGGGGTCGAGTTGACGCTCCAGCGGTTCGATCGGGCACTCGAGTCGGCCGACGTCACGCGGCTCGATCCGGAGCCGGGATCGTCGGTCGATCCGCACCGCCACGAAGCCATTGAGCGGGTCGAGAGCGAGTGGGCTGCGGGGACGATCGTCGACGTCTTTGCGCCGGGATTCGAACTCGAGGACTACGTGATTCGTCCGGCCCGCGTACGCGTGAGTAGCGGCGAGGATTGA
- a CDS encoding thiolase domain-containing protein, producing MREVYLVGAGQSDFGAFPEESYRTLFQTAFEAAIGSVPRGLEPEAIDEAVIGTLGVGGRQLGLSGPAVTEHVGLHGVPCTRVENACAASGFAVRNAVQAVRSGMADVVLAGGFEVMSDTSADATKYWLGVSGETEWERLSGTTFSGTYAQMASVHMERYGTTREQLSKVAVKNHANGAANPHAQLGFECSLEDAESAPVVADPLTLYHCCPTSDGAACALIVSEDVVAEYTDDPIRIAGVGAGSDRVGLFQRADFASIPASERAAEGAYEMAGIAPRDVDFAEVHDCFSIAELLAYEDLGFCDRGDAGELIDDGTTTLEGDLPVNTSGGLKSKGHPIGATGAGQVVEAFKQLSGTAGDRQVEGARRGLTHNVGGSGGAAVVHVFERQPLEEVGA from the coding sequence ATGCGAGAGGTATATCTGGTGGGTGCGGGGCAATCCGATTTTGGGGCGTTCCCGGAGGAGAGCTACCGAACCCTGTTTCAGACGGCGTTCGAGGCGGCGATTGGGAGCGTGCCGCGGGGGCTCGAGCCCGAGGCAATCGACGAAGCGGTGATCGGTACCCTCGGCGTCGGCGGGCGCCAACTCGGGCTCTCCGGGCCCGCCGTCACCGAACACGTCGGACTCCACGGCGTTCCCTGTACGCGCGTCGAAAACGCCTGTGCAGCGAGCGGGTTCGCGGTGCGAAACGCCGTCCAGGCGGTGCGGTCGGGGATGGCCGACGTCGTCCTCGCGGGCGGCTTCGAGGTCATGAGCGATACGAGCGCCGACGCGACGAAGTACTGGCTCGGCGTCTCCGGGGAAACCGAGTGGGAACGACTCTCCGGGACGACCTTCTCGGGCACCTACGCGCAGATGGCCAGCGTCCACATGGAACGGTACGGCACCACGCGCGAGCAACTCTCGAAGGTCGCCGTCAAGAACCACGCCAACGGGGCGGCCAATCCGCACGCCCAGCTCGGGTTCGAGTGTTCGCTCGAGGACGCCGAGTCCGCGCCGGTCGTCGCCGATCCGCTCACGCTGTATCACTGCTGTCCGACCTCCGACGGTGCGGCCTGTGCGCTCATCGTCAGCGAGGACGTGGTCGCCGAGTACACCGACGACCCGATCAGGATCGCCGGCGTCGGCGCGGGCAGCGATCGCGTGGGGTTGTTCCAGCGGGCGGACTTCGCATCGATCCCGGCATCCGAACGCGCGGCCGAGGGAGCCTACGAGATGGCGGGCATCGCTCCTAGGGACGTCGACTTCGCGGAGGTACACGACTGCTTTTCCATCGCGGAACTGCTCGCCTACGAAGATCTCGGCTTCTGTGACCGCGGCGACGCCGGTGAGTTGATCGACGACGGCACGACGACGCTCGAGGGCGACCTCCCGGTCAACACCTCCGGCGGCCTCAAATCGAAGGGGCACCCCATCGGTGCGACGGGGGCCGGCCAGGTCGTCGAGGCGTTCAAACAGCTCTCGGGAACGGCCGGCGATCGGCAGGTCGAGGGAGCGAGACGTGGACTCACGCACAACGTCGGCGGCAGCGGCGGCGCGGCCGTGGTGCACGTGTTCGAACGACAGCCGCTCGAGGAGGTGGGCGCATGA
- a CDS encoding 3-hydroxyacyl-CoA dehydrogenase family protein, translating into MNVGVLGAGTMGHGITQVVAMAGHDVVMRDIQVEFVERGIDSIESNLQEGVDREKVSSETKAATLERIDGTIDLAEAVEEADLVIEAVPEDMSLKRETVEDVESLAPDDALIASNTSSLSLTEIASALERPERAIGLHFFNPVHLMRLVEIVVPEQASEETVATAESFVEGIDKEPVVVRDSAGFATSRLGVTLGVEAMRMLEEGVADPQALDAAMELGYNHPMGPIELGDVVGLDVRLDILEHLREELGERFRPPQILRQKVRAGKLGRKSGEGFYVWEDGEIVGVSGEYASAPGGDEQ; encoded by the coding sequence ATGAACGTTGGTGTACTTGGAGCCGGAACCATGGGCCACGGCATCACCCAGGTCGTCGCTATGGCCGGCCACGACGTCGTCATGCGGGACATCCAGGTCGAGTTCGTCGAACGCGGGATCGACTCCATCGAATCAAATCTGCAGGAGGGTGTCGACCGGGAGAAAGTCAGTTCCGAGACGAAAGCGGCCACCCTCGAGCGCATCGACGGAACGATCGATCTGGCCGAAGCGGTCGAAGAGGCCGACCTGGTGATCGAGGCCGTCCCGGAGGACATGTCCCTGAAGCGGGAGACCGTCGAAGACGTCGAGTCGCTGGCTCCCGACGACGCGCTCATCGCCTCGAACACGTCCTCGCTATCGCTGACCGAGATCGCCAGCGCGCTCGAGCGCCCGGAACGGGCAATCGGCCTGCACTTTTTCAACCCGGTTCACCTGATGCGCCTCGTCGAAATCGTCGTCCCCGAACAGGCGAGCGAGGAGACGGTCGCGACGGCCGAATCCTTCGTCGAAGGGATCGATAAAGAGCCCGTCGTCGTTCGTGACTCGGCCGGATTCGCGACCTCCCGCCTCGGCGTCACCCTCGGCGTCGAAGCGATGCGGATGCTCGAGGAGGGTGTTGCCGACCCGCAGGCGCTCGATGCAGCGATGGAACTGGGGTACAATCATCCGATGGGACCGATCGAACTCGGCGATGTGGTAGGTCTCGACGTCCGTCTCGACATTCTCGAGCACCTGCGCGAGGAACTCGGCGAGCGGTTCCGGCCGCCACAGATCCTGCGCCAGAAAGTCCGGGCAGGAAAGCTCGGTCGCAAATCTGGTGAAGGGTTCTACGTGTGGGAGGACGGCGAAATCGTCGGCGTGAGCGGGGAGTACGCGTCAGCACCTGGGGGTGACGAGCAGTGA
- the dnaJ gene encoding molecular chaperone DnaJ, with product MSEDFYDVLGVSKDASAEEIKQAYRKKATEYHPDVSDEPDAEEKFKKIQKAKKVLTDEDKRAAYDRMGHDRFEQAEKHGFDAGQDPFGGAGGDPFGGMGGMGGGLGDIFEQVFGGGRGRGRNRPRKGRDLRTGLEIDLEEAFEGVKKQFTVERPEECDTCDGAGHPADADASTCPECQGRGQVTQIQQTPLGRVQQTTTCPRCEGEGTLYSETCGDCRGEGYVRNEASLTVEVPAGIDDGQTLRMEGEGAPSPNGGPHGDLLIDISIADHPDFERDGDNLYYTLPISFPQATFGDTVEVPTLDGAAEFEIPRATQSGETFRLEGKGMPRLQRYGQGDLFVRVQIVTPESLNDEQREALEAFAEAGGEEIEVSEGFFEKIKRSF from the coding sequence ATGAGCGAGGACTTCTATGACGTGCTCGGCGTGAGCAAAGACGCCTCCGCCGAGGAGATCAAACAGGCGTACCGGAAGAAGGCCACGGAGTACCATCCGGACGTCAGTGACGAGCCGGACGCCGAAGAGAAGTTCAAGAAAATCCAGAAGGCGAAGAAGGTTCTCACTGACGAGGACAAACGAGCGGCCTACGACCGAATGGGTCACGACCGGTTCGAACAGGCCGAAAAGCACGGTTTCGACGCGGGCCAGGATCCCTTCGGCGGCGCTGGGGGCGATCCGTTCGGCGGCATGGGCGGCATGGGTGGCGGCCTCGGCGACATCTTCGAACAGGTCTTCGGCGGCGGTCGCGGTCGCGGCCGAAACCGACCACGGAAAGGCCGTGACCTGCGGACGGGCCTCGAGATCGACCTCGAGGAAGCGTTCGAGGGAGTCAAAAAGCAGTTCACCGTCGAGCGACCGGAGGAGTGTGATACCTGTGACGGCGCGGGCCATCCGGCCGATGCGGATGCCTCCACGTGCCCGGAGTGCCAGGGTCGGGGGCAGGTTACCCAGATCCAGCAGACGCCGCTGGGACGCGTCCAGCAGACGACGACGTGTCCGCGGTGTGAGGGCGAAGGGACGCTGTACTCCGAGACCTGCGGCGACTGTCGCGGGGAGGGCTACGTCCGCAACGAGGCTTCGCTGACGGTCGAGGTGCCGGCCGGGATCGACGACGGGCAGACGCTCCGCATGGAAGGCGAGGGGGCGCCGAGTCCGAACGGTGGCCCCCACGGCGATCTCCTGATCGATATCTCGATCGCCGACCACCCCGACTTCGAACGCGACGGCGACAACCTGTACTACACGCTCCCGATCTCGTTCCCGCAAGCGACGTTCGGCGACACGGTCGAAGTACCGACGCTCGATGGTGCCGCCGAGTTCGAGATTCCCAGGGCGACCCAGAGCGGCGAGACCTTCCGCCTCGAGGGCAAAGGAATGCCTCGGCTCCAGCGCTACGGTCAGGGTGACCTCTTCGTCCGCGTGCAGATCGTCACCCCGGAATCGTTGAACGACGAGCAGCGTGAAGCGCTCGAGGCGTTCGCGGAAGCCGGCGGCGAGGAGATCGAAGTGAGCGAGGGCTTCTTCGAGAAGATCAAACGGAGTTTCTGA
- a CDS encoding zinc ribbon domain-containing protein → MSVDTDRDREHDEPGQVGISAAGAYAPRFRISADEFRDAWGQFQAPGVTEKAVPAADEDALTMAVEAARRALEVGGDSGALEAESGSSTAPVDSIDWLGFASTTPPLEEGDLTARVRAMCGIPADATTHQYTGSTRAGTRALWGAIDALEAGNATRALVVAADAPAGHPDEAIEHAAGAGAAAFVLEVGGQAAIVDRGEYTAAYPGTRFREPGSAAATELGVTAYDRQAFRETTAGAVDSLETDSDYLGAVDAAAIQSPDGKRPYRVAGALGLETEPITEYATVHELGDLGAASVPMTLAKALENGAESILGVSYGSGAGSDAFVLECDGTVPVETRFEDGTSVSYAEYLRERGVVTSGPPSGGGAYVSIPTWKRSLPQRYRLVAGRCLSCDALAFPPEGACPDCGELEGYEQTRLAGEARLEAVTTISQGGAPPEFAEYQSQTGEYAAVIVAFEAEDGSGGTVSAPAMGTDAEPGEFSVGGRVEPTIRRIYTQEGVTRYGFKVRPLE, encoded by the coding sequence ATGAGCGTCGATACCGATCGTGACCGCGAACACGACGAACCGGGGCAGGTCGGCATCAGCGCCGCCGGAGCCTACGCCCCACGGTTTCGGATCAGCGCCGACGAGTTTCGGGACGCCTGGGGCCAGTTCCAGGCTCCAGGCGTCACCGAGAAAGCCGTGCCTGCGGCGGACGAGGACGCTCTCACGATGGCCGTCGAAGCCGCTCGGCGGGCGCTCGAGGTAGGTGGCGATTCCGGTGCACTCGAGGCCGAGAGCGGTTCCAGTACCGCCCCCGTCGATTCGATCGACTGGCTCGGTTTCGCCTCGACGACCCCGCCACTAGAGGAAGGCGACCTGACGGCCCGAGTCCGAGCGATGTGCGGGATCCCCGCGGACGCGACGACTCACCAGTACACGGGGAGTACGCGCGCTGGCACGCGCGCGCTCTGGGGGGCGATTGACGCGCTCGAGGCCGGCAACGCGACCCGTGCGCTGGTCGTCGCCGCTGACGCCCCCGCGGGCCACCCCGACGAGGCCATCGAACACGCCGCCGGAGCGGGGGCAGCAGCGTTCGTCCTCGAGGTCGGTGGCCAGGCAGCAATCGTCGACCGTGGCGAGTACACCGCGGCGTATCCTGGCACCCGATTTCGCGAACCTGGGTCGGCCGCCGCCACGGAACTCGGCGTCACTGCGTACGATAGACAGGCGTTTCGTGAAACGACGGCCGGCGCGGTCGACTCGCTCGAAACCGACAGCGACTATCTCGGAGCCGTCGACGCGGCCGCGATCCAGTCACCCGACGGCAAGCGCCCGTATCGAGTCGCCGGCGCGCTCGGCCTCGAGACGGAGCCGATCACCGAGTACGCGACCGTCCACGAACTCGGGGATCTCGGTGCTGCAAGCGTACCAATGACTCTGGCGAAGGCGCTCGAAAACGGCGCGGAGTCGATTCTCGGGGTCTCCTACGGAAGCGGAGCGGGAAGCGACGCGTTCGTCCTCGAGTGTGATGGTACCGTGCCGGTCGAGACCCGTTTCGAGGACGGGACGTCGGTTTCCTACGCCGAGTACCTCCGCGAGCGTGGCGTCGTCACGTCGGGGCCACCGTCGGGGGGTGGTGCGTACGTCAGCATTCCAACGTGGAAACGGTCGCTTCCCCAGCGGTACCGACTCGTCGCGGGACGCTGTCTCTCCTGTGACGCACTCGCGTTCCCTCCCGAGGGCGCCTGTCCGGACTGCGGGGAACTCGAGGGCTACGAGCAAACCCGACTCGCCGGCGAAGCCAGGCTCGAAGCCGTCACGACCATCTCACAGGGTGGTGCACCGCCGGAGTTCGCAGAGTACCAGTCCCAGACCGGCGAGTACGCCGCGGTGATCGTCGCCTTCGAGGCCGAGGATGGTTCCGGTGGGACGGTTTCAGCGCCGGCGATGGGAACGGACGCCGAACCAGGTGAATTCAGCGTCGGCGGACGCGTCGAGCCGACGATCAGGCGGATCTACACCCAGGAGGGCGTCACCCGTTACGGGTTCAAGGTTCGGCCGCTCGAGTGA
- a CDS encoding enoyl-CoA hydratase/isomerase family protein, whose amino-acid sequence MVDLEIGERVEHVATITINRPDARNALNAQVRRELKATLEAVETDDDVRVVVLTGADEAKAFVAGADVAELRERGPIEQREASKRPRVYEYVDDLEKPVIARLNGHALGGGCELAQACDVRIASERAKLGQPEINLGIIPGGGATQRLPRLVGEGQAMRLILSGELIDAEEAREIGLVDAMYPPEELDEHVYDLAESMATKSPIALEFAKQAVRASSRMELETGIEYEAELFAQLFGTADKNEGIDAFFEDRTPDWEGR is encoded by the coding sequence GTGGTCGACCTCGAGATCGGTGAACGAGTCGAGCACGTGGCGACAATCACGATCAATCGACCGGATGCGCGCAACGCGCTCAACGCACAGGTTCGCCGGGAGCTGAAGGCTACGCTCGAGGCCGTGGAAACGGACGACGACGTGCGCGTCGTGGTGCTCACCGGCGCGGACGAGGCGAAGGCGTTCGTCGCCGGGGCGGACGTCGCGGAGCTTCGCGAGCGCGGGCCGATCGAACAGCGGGAGGCGAGCAAGCGGCCGCGGGTCTACGAATACGTCGACGATCTCGAGAAACCCGTCATCGCCCGCCTGAACGGCCACGCGCTCGGTGGCGGTTGTGAACTCGCCCAGGCCTGTGACGTTCGCATCGCGAGCGAGCGCGCGAAACTCGGCCAGCCGGAGATCAACCTGGGGATCATCCCAGGCGGTGGCGCGACACAGCGACTGCCACGACTCGTCGGTGAGGGCCAGGCCATGCGTCTGATCCTCTCCGGGGAACTCATCGACGCCGAGGAGGCCAGGGAGATCGGTCTAGTGGACGCGATGTATCCACCCGAGGAACTCGACGAGCACGTCTACGACCTGGCGGAGTCGATGGCGACGAAGAGTCCAATCGCCCTCGAGTTCGCGAAACAGGCGGTTCGAGCGAGTTCGCGGATGGAACTCGAGACGGGTATCGAGTACGAAGCCGAGTTGTTTGCCCAGTTATTCGGAACCGCCGACAAGAACGAAGGGATCGACGCCTTCTTCGAGGATCGAACGCCCGACTGGGAGGGCCGATAA